The Flavobacterium sp. 102 genomic interval TGGCACCGTTGGCGAAGAAGGTTATTTTCAGTCCATCGACAAAAGCTTTGACAGTTTCAATGCTTCTTTGGGCTATAAAACGGATTTGGCCAAAAATTTCACGATGCGTTTAAATATTGCTTCCGGTTTCCGTGCGCCGAATTTAGCCGAATTGACTTCAAATGGTGTGCATGAAGGCAGCAATCGCTACGAAATTGGTAACGCCAATTTAAAAAACGAACAAAACTTGCAAACCGATTTAAATTTGGAATACAAAAGCTCGCACTTTGAATTGTTTGTCAATGGATTTTACAACCACATCAATGATTACATCTTTATTTCGCCTAATGGCAACGTAATTGACGGCAATAATGTTTATGATTATGTTCAAGCCAATGCTCGATTATACGGTGGTGAAACCGGTATTCACTTCCATCCGCATCCTTTAGATTGGTTGCATTTATACAGCAGCTTCGAAACGGTTATCGGCGAAAAAGATAATGGTGACCATCTTCCTTTGATCCCGGCGAACAAATGGAACAACACTTTCCGTGGTGAGTTTGAAGTTAAAAACTGGTGGAAAGAAGGTTTTGCTGCTATCAATATCGAAAGTACTTTGGCGCAAAACAATGCCGGTGAATTTGAAACCAAAACCGATGATTACACCCTAATTAATTTGAGTGTAGGCGGAAAAATAATTTTAGGCAAAACCAATTTCAATCTAAATCTGAATGCTAACAATCTGTTTGACAAAGCTTATGTCTCTCATTTGTCAAGACTAAAAGCGGATGGCATTCCGAATATTGGTCGGAATATTGTCTTCGGTATTAATTTTATGATTTAAAAAAAGCGTCCCGAAATTGGGACGCTTTTTTATTTAAAATCTATTATCTCCGTCTATCATTCGCCCTAAACCACCGAGTAGACTTCCTTCTTCTCTTCCGCTGCCGCCACTTTTGGGCGCCGAAGCGATGATTCTGTCAGCCAAACGGCTAAATGGCAATGATTGCACATAAACAGTTCCCGGTCCGCGAAGCGTGGCAAAAAACAATCCTTCTCCGCCAAAAATAGAATTTTTAATGCCGCCTATAAATTCGATATCATAATCTACATCTTTAGTAAATCCAACGATACAACCGGTGTCAACTTTTAAAATTTCTCCTGATGCCAATTCTTTTTTAGCTAAAGTTCCTCCGCTGTGCACGAAAGCCATTCCGTCGCCTTCAATTTTTTGCATGATGAAACCTTCTCCACCGAAAAGTCCGCGCCCTAATTTCTTAGAAAATTCAATTCCAACCGCTACGCCTTTGGCTGCGCAAAGAAAAGAATCCTTTTGACAGATGAACTTGCCTTGAAATTGGGTTAAATCAATCGGGATAATTTTTCCGGGATAGGGTGAAGCGAAGCAAACTTTGCTTTTGGAACTATTCTGATTGATATAGGCTGTCATAAAAAGGCTTTCTCCGGTCAGTACTCTTTTTCCGGCTGACAATAATTTATCAAATAAACCCGATTGTTGTTGGGTTCCATCTCCGAAAATGGTTTCCATTTGAATACCGTTATCCATCATCATAAAACTGCCGGCTTCGGCTACTACAATTTCCTGCGGATCGAGTTCTATTTCTACATATTGCATTTCTTCACCATAAATATGGTAATCTATTTCATGAGCTTGCATAGTGAGTGTTTTTTTAAGTTGTAATGATTAGTAAAATTATTTTAAAAAATGTTACAGTATCGGTTAAAATTCAAACAATATTAACAAACACCATCAATCTGTTAATAAATTGGTATTTTTAATATCATAACTATAATATTTTAATGTTATTTTTACCATATCTCTAATTCAAAACGGTCTACTTATGAATTCAATGTTTACTAAAATTGTTCGAATAGCTTTAGGTTTGGCACTTGTTGTTTTTGGAGCCAACAAATTGTTTAACTTCATTCCGATGGAAGCGCCAACAGGATTACCGGGTTACATATTTTCTGCTGTCGGTCTTTTGGAAGTATTTATTGGACTTATGTTATTGATGAAAAAATGGGTTGCTTTTGCCTTAGTGTTATTAGCGCCTATTTCTATTAACATATTGTTGTTCCATATGTTTTTAGCCATTTCCGGATTGCCTGTGGCGTTAGTCATTTTAGTGTTCAATGCTATTTTGGTTTATAAACATTGGCCACAATACAAACCGCTTTTTTACTAAAGGATTTTGAATATAAAAATGAAAAAGCCGACTATAACTAGTCGGCTTTTTTTAATATTCTATTTTCCCGATGTGTCGCATATTGCGCATAATTCTGTCTTTTCTTCGCTCAATATAAGAAGACGAATTAGTTGCTTTGTATTTTCTTGGATTGGGCAAAATGGCTGCGATTCCAGCCGCTTCTCTTTTGGTTAAATTAATGGCTTTACTTCTGTACCAAACGCGCGCCGCTTCTTCTGCACCATAAACTCCGTTACCCATTTCAATGCTGTTCAGGTAGACTTCCATGATGCGTTCTTTGCCCCAAATGAGTTCGATTAAAACCGTAAAATAAGCTTCTAATCCTTTTCGAAGATAACTTCTGCCTTGCCAAAGGAAAACATTTTTAGCAGTTTGTTGCGATATGGTGCTACCGCCTTTTAGCTTTTTCCCTTTTTGATTGTTCTTGAAGGCTTTTTGCATCGCAGCAAAATCGAAACCGCTGTGTTTTAAGAAATTTCCATCTTCACTGGCTATTACTGCTTTTTGAAGATTCGGCGAAATTTCCTCTAATGGAACCCAATCATGACTGAGCACGGCATCGTTTCCGTCAATCTTGTTTTCGATGGCACGGGTAATCATCAAAGGCGTAATCGGAACAGGCACCCATTTAAAAATAATTACAGTAAGTATCGAAAGTCCTAAAAACCAAAGGAATGCTTTCCAAAGCCAACGGGAAATTTTTCTTATCATATTTTATTTGACTAAATCTGCTAATTCTTGACCTATTAAACTACCTATCGCAACGCCCATTCCACCGAGGCGAACACCACAATAGACATTTTCGGAAAGTTGCTCAACTATTGGTCTTTTGCTTGACCCCAATCCCATGATGCCACTCCAACGATGGGCGATTTTGAAATCGGTATTGGGTAAAATTACTTCTTTTAAAATAGCTTCCAAACGATTTTGTATTAATTCGGTTTGACCTAAATCAGCAGTGGTTTCTCCTTCAAAGTCTAAGTTTCGGCCGCCGCCAAAAAGAATACGGTCATCAATATTTCTAAAATAATAATAGCCTTTATCGAGATGGAAAGTTCCTTTGATATCTAAATTCGGGATGGGCTCGGTTATCAAAACCTGTGCTCTGGCCGGTTTTACTTGGTTATCAGTTAACTTTCCGGCAAAACCGTTAGTAGCAAACAGTAATTTTTTGGCACTAAAACAAAAATCACCTAACGCAATTTCCACTTGATTATTTCGCTCTTGAAACGAAGTCACTTCTACCTGATTTAGAATCATAATGTTATTCGCTACTGCTTTTTGCAACAATGCTTGCATCATTTTTCCGGTATCGATTTGCGCTTCGTAAGGATTAAAAATCAAATATTCTTGTATGCCTTTGAAGTCAAAACGATCTACTTCTTTGGCAAAAACGTCATTTCTGAAAATCGGTTTTAAAATTTCGTTGACAAAAGGCAACTTCTGCAAACATTCATTATAACTGCTTTCATCGCTGTTAAGAAACAACTCATAGCCTCCGAAAGGTTTGAAATCTATAGCCGCATCAGTTAAATTTTTACGCAACAATTGCAGTCCGTTCCAACGTTTTTGAATCAACTGAATGACTTCTTCTTCGCTGTGCGACTTTAAATCGTCCAGAATTTCGGAAAGACTTCCAAAACAAGCAAATCCGGCATTTTTAGTACTTGCGCCTTGAGGTAAGATTCCCTTTTCCAAAACTAATATTTTACTTTCTGGAAATTTTTCGCGCAAAGCTAACGCGCAATGCAAACCAACAATTCCGCTTCCGACTATAGTGAAATCGATGTTGGTAAACCAATTCTTGAGTTCCCAGTAACTGAAATGCATGATTATTTTTTTTTAAAAATACCTTTTTTAATAATTGTCTGACACTATTAATGTCAGTTTTTTCGAATTTATTAATATTTTAATTAATTTATTATTTATTCCTTACCAATATAACTAGTAGTTTATCGATTTGTTAATAGTTTTGTTATTTTGTTCATTACTATGTGAAAAATAATTTTAATTTTGGAGCACTATTTAACCAAATTTAAAGACTTATGAAGTACAAATTACTCACGGTTGCCTTATTGACAATCTCAAGTGTAGCTTTTTCACAAAGAGGAAATTCACTTTGGAATTCAACTACCAAAAAAAGCGATATGATTCCGCTGGAAAGCAGAATAATATTACCCGAAAACTATCTTTTTACGCTGAATCTTGACGGACTTAGAAATGTATTAGCCAGTGCTCCGCAAAGAGCTGCAGGCATGAGAACTTCTACTGTT includes:
- a CDS encoding TIGR00266 family protein, coding for MQAHEIDYHIYGEEMQYVEIELDPQEIVVAEAGSFMMMDNGIQMETIFGDGTQQQSGLFDKLLSAGKRVLTGESLFMTAYINQNSSKSKVCFASPYPGKIIPIDLTQFQGKFICQKDSFLCAAKGVAVGIEFSKKLGRGLFGGEGFIMQKIEGDGMAFVHSGGTLAKKELASGEILKVDTGCIVGFTKDVDYDIEFIGGIKNSIFGGEGLFFATLRGPGTVYVQSLPFSRLADRIIASAPKSGGSGREEGSLLGGLGRMIDGDNRF
- a CDS encoding DoxX protein; this translates as MNSMFTKIVRIALGLALVVFGANKLFNFIPMEAPTGLPGYIFSAVGLLEVFIGLMLLMKKWVAFALVLLAPISINILLFHMFLAISGLPVALVILVFNAILVYKHWPQYKPLFY
- the mtgA gene encoding monofunctional biosynthetic peptidoglycan transglycosylase; this encodes MIRKISRWLWKAFLWFLGLSILTVIIFKWVPVPITPLMITRAIENKIDGNDAVLSHDWVPLEEISPNLQKAVIASEDGNFLKHSGFDFAAMQKAFKNNQKGKKLKGGSTISQQTAKNVFLWQGRSYLRKGLEAYFTVLIELIWGKERIMEVYLNSIEMGNGVYGAEEAARVWYRSKAINLTKREAAGIAAILPNPRKYKATNSSSYIERRKDRIMRNMRHIGKIEY
- a CDS encoding FAD-binding oxidoreductase produces the protein MHFSYWELKNWFTNIDFTIVGSGIVGLHCALALREKFPESKILVLEKGILPQGASTKNAGFACFGSLSEILDDLKSHSEEEVIQLIQKRWNGLQLLRKNLTDAAIDFKPFGGYELFLNSDESSYNECLQKLPFVNEILKPIFRNDVFAKEVDRFDFKGIQEYLIFNPYEAQIDTGKMMQALLQKAVANNIMILNQVEVTSFQERNNQVEIALGDFCFSAKKLLFATNGFAGKLTDNQVKPARAQVLITEPIPNLDIKGTFHLDKGYYYFRNIDDRILFGGGRNLDFEGETTADLGQTELIQNRLEAILKEVILPNTDFKIAHRWSGIMGLGSSKRPIVEQLSENVYCGVRLGGMGVAIGSLIGQELADLVK